Proteins from one Vicia villosa cultivar HV-30 ecotype Madison, WI unplaced genomic scaffold, Vvil1.0 ctg.000540F_1_1, whole genome shotgun sequence genomic window:
- the LOC131629260 gene encoding uncharacterized protein LOC131629260: MLAGAIGQIPPVNAGNRNGDDDEYRALGRFQRNNPPVFEGEHEPDKAQAWLKAIEKIFRVMNCNDAQKVQFGTHMLEKEAEDWWNNTLQRFEEDGIEVTWDLFRDVFLENYFPEDCCGKKEVEFLELKQGNGTVAVYAAKFQELIKYCPHYNIANAERSKCLKFVNDSRESASLYKSLKGKNQDHGKPVIKLLSARKRLLLVSSAESMVT; encoded by the exons ATGTTGGCTGGTGCTATTGGTCAGATTCCTCCAGTGAATGCGGGTAACCGAAACGGGGATGATGATGAGTATCGTGCTTTAGGGagattccagaggaacaatcctcctgtcTTTGAAGGTGAACATGAACcagataaagctcaagcttggctgaaggcgattgagaagatcttCAGAGTTATGAACTGTAATGATGCTCAGaaagtgcagtttggtactcataTGCTAGAAAAGGAAGCTGAAGATTGGTGGAACAATACTCTTCAGAGGTTTGAAGAAGATGGCATTGAGGTTACGTGGGATCTTTTCCGTGATGTCTTTTTAGAGAACTATTTTCCTGAAGATTGTTGTGGgaagaaagaggtggagttccttgagttaaagcaaggaaatggtactgTTGCTGTTTATGCCGCTAAATTTCAGGaacttatcaagtattgtccccACTATAATATTGCTAATGCTGAGAGATCTaaatgtttgaagtttgtgaatg ATAGTAGAGAGAGTGCTTCTCTCTACAAGAGTTTGAAAGGAAAGAATCAGGATcatgggaaacc GGTCATAAAGCTGCTGAGTGCAAGAAAGAGGTTACTACTTGTTTCAAGTGCGGAAAGTATGGTCACATAG